The Rhododendron vialii isolate Sample 1 chromosome 6a, ASM3025357v1 genome includes a window with the following:
- the LOC131329933 gene encoding zinc finger BED domain-containing protein RICESLEEPER 1-like yields MEISEEAVIVDSSRLKSVVWNDFDRVKKGESYMAVCRHCKKKLSGSSTSGTSHLRNHLIRCRRRSNHDVSQLLSVKGKKKEVTVAFTNYNFNQEQRKGERPNFVHTRYEREQTNDGAITSGNSSFDNKRSRFDLARMIILHGYPLSIVEHVGFQLFVRNLQPLFELVTFTGVEADCIEIYQKEKQKVYEVLDKLTGKISLSADMWSANENSVYFSLTAHFIDGDWQLKKKTLSFIKVDPSHTEDILSEVIMTYLMDWDIDRKLFSMTCDSSSTNDNVVVRIRDRLSQNRFLLCNGQLFDVRCAANIIKLMVQDVLEALSEVIHKIREIIRYFRSSRATQEKFNEVAQLAGVDCNNCLCHDNPLCWNSTYFMLEVALQYKDAFSLLQEQDPLYKMCPSEVEWSRTSAITSYLKLFFEVTNVFTGTKYPTANIYFPEICDVHLQLIEWCQNADAYVSSLALKMKTKFDEYWKNCSLALAVAAILDPRFKMKLVEYYYPQIYDDSSTDCIDIVSNCMKALYNGHAICSPLDSQGQGLACQVGGGNESRDRLTGFDRFLHETSQSQNTKSDLDKYLEEPLFPRNMDFNILNWWKVHTPRYPILSMMARNILGIPMSKVSIESAFSTGDRMLDQCRSSLRPDTVQALMCAQDWMRNDSDDSKATSSHSALPLRTL; encoded by the exons ATGGAGATATCAGAGGAGGCAGTTATTGTCGATTCTAGTCGATTGAAGTCCGTTGTATGGAATGATTTTGACAGGGTAAAAAAAGGAGAATCCTATATGGCTGTTTGTAGGCATTGCAAAAAGAAACTCAGTGGTTCAAGTACTAGTGGGACATCACATTTGAGGAACCATTTAATCAGATGTAGAAGAAGATCAAACCATGACGTTTCTCAACTGCTTTCAgtgaagggaaagaaaaaagaagtaacCGTTGCCTTTACAAATTATAATTTTAATCAAGAGCAGAGGAAGGGCGAAAGGCCTAACTTTGTGCATACTAGATATGAACGAGAACAAACAAATGATGGCGCCATTACTTCTGGTAATAGCAGCTTTGACAATAAGAGGAGCCGATTTGATCTTGCCCGCATGATTATTTTGCATGGTTATCCTTTGTCCATTGTTGAACATGTCGGATTCCAGCTATTTGTTAGGAATCTTCAGCCTTTGTTTGAGTTGGTGACATTTACTGGGGTTGAGGCAGACTgtattgagatttatcaaaaaGAGAAGCAGAAAGTATATGAAGTTCTCGATAAGTTAACTGGTAAAATCAGCCTTAGTGCTGATATGTGGTCTGCCAATGAAAATTCTGTTTACTTTTCTTTGACGGCACACTTCATTGATGGTGATTGGCAGTTAAAGAAGAAAACTTTGAGTTTTATTAAGGTTGATCCTTCTCACACAGAAGACATACTTTCAGAAGTTATCATGACGTATCTAATGGACTGGGATATCGATCGGAAATTGTTTTCAATGACGTGCGACAGTAGCTCTACAAATGACAACGTTGTTGTTAGAATTCGAGACCGACTCTCCCAGAATAGGTTTCTTCTCTGCAACGGTCAATTATTTGATGTGCGCTGTGCAGCAAATATCATCAAACTTATGGTTCAAGATGTATTGGAAGCACTATCAGAGGTAATCCATAAGATACGCGAAATCATTAGGTATTTTAGAAGTTCACGAGCAACACAAGAAAAGTTCAATGAGGTAGCCCAGCTGGCGGGAGTTGATTGCAATAATTGCTTATGTCATGATAATCCTCTTTGTTGGAACTCAACGTATTTTATGCTCGAAGTTGCTTTACAGTACAAAGATGCATTTTCTCTTCTACAAGAACAAGACCCCCTCTACAAAATGTGCCCGTCTGAGGTAGAATGGAGCAGAACAAGTGCCATTACCAGCTATCTTAAGCTCTTTTTTGAAGTTACTAATGTTTTCACAGGGACAAAGTATCCAACtgcaaatatatattttcccGAGATTTGTGATGTTCATTTGCAGTTGATTGAGTGGTGCCAGAACGCAGATGCTTATGTTAGTTCACTGGCATTGAAGATGAAAACCAAATTCGATGAATACTGGAAGAACTGCAGCTTGGCTTTGGCGGTTGCAGCCATCTTGGATCCTCGGTTTAAGATGAAGTTGGTCGAATATTACTATCCGCAGATTTATGACGACAGCTCAACAGATTGCATTGACATTGTGTCCAACTGTATGAAGGCTCTTTACAATGGCCATGCAATATGCTCCCCTTTGGATTCTCAGGGTCAAGGTTTGGCTTGTCAGGTAGGGGGTGGGAATGAATCCAGGGATAGGCTAACAGGCTTTGACCGTTTCCTCCATGAAACTTCACAGAGCCAAAACACCAAGTCCGATTTGGATAAGTATTTGGAGGAGCCTTTGTTTCCTCGGAATATGGACTTCAACATTTTGAATTGGTGGAAAGTTCACACTCCGAGGTATCCCATCCTGTCAATGATGGCACGCAACATTTTGGGAATTCCCATGTCAAAAGTTTCAATCGAGTCAGCCTTCAGCACCGGAGATCGAATGCTTGATCAATGCCGGAGTTCACTTAGACCGGATACTGTGCAAGCCCTTATGTGTGCACAAGACTGGATGCGGAATGATTCTGATG ATTCCAAAGCAACCTCTAGCCACTCTGCCTTGCCTTTGCGGACACTGTGA
- the LOC131329937 gene encoding rust resistance kinase Lr10-like, with protein MSGTTPVLHPLLHLLVALFFLNSYARGRSTHLCERPSSCGNFPNVSYPFRFKGDPDNCGNANYELVCQNNRPMLSLFPGKWYHVKAINYSDHTIRLVDVGVREGNCSSLPLHSLSVDNFTSDYNKGTGHHKLSSFLWEHTDAALFVACEKPVISPQYVDVNNASRDCSINRDVLVGSSSSHDHNRQRYSYYVVPGDMRAGDLADHCRVDKVFPTTPWSRDRDINGKNPEPKNNLSLVEVHKKLEYGFLVSWDSILCEDCTGLGRCSFDYGYYKVKCNMRPYTYILKIIAFHYVFPWIKIPGLFLGARTLCGFLGLFAFLICKFRRRHLSMFDTIEGFLQSQNNLMPIRYSNSQIRKMTRGFKDKLGEGGYGSVYKAKLRSGYIAAIKVLEKSKANGQEFINEVATIGMIHHANVVRLIGFCATRSKRALVYEFMPNGSLEKYLFSQEGIVSLSCKQMYDISLGVARGIEYLHCGCDMQILHFDIKPHNILLDENFNPKLSDFGLAKLYPTDNSIVSLTAARGTLGYMAPELFYENIGRVSYKADVYSYGMLLMEMAGRRRNLNAFADHASQIYFPSWIYDQFKEGKEIEMGEVTEEEREMVRKMVITALWCIQMRPSDRPSMKEVVEMLEGNVESLEMPTKPFLTPQEIPVEDQ; from the exons ATGTCCGGCACAACCCCTGTTCTTCATCCTCTTCTCCATCTTCTTGTTGCCTTATTTTTCCTAAATAGCTATGCCAGAGGTAGGAGTACTCACCTCTGTGAACGCCCTTCCTCCTGTGGGAATTTCCCTAACGTCAGCTACCCCTTTCGATTTAAAGGTGACCCAGACAACTGCGGAAACGCAAACTACGAACTGGTTTGCCAGAATAACCGACCCATGCTTTCCTTATTTCCCGGAAAATGGTACCATGTCAAGGCGATCAACTACTCAGATCACACGATCCGATTAGTCGATGTCGGGGTACGTGAAGGGAATTGCTCATCTCTTCCCCTTCACTCTTTATCGGTAGACAACTTTACTAGTGATTATAACAAAGGGACCGGACATCACAAGCTTTCGTCGTTCTTATGGGAACATACGGATGCAGCCCTGTTCGTGGCTTGCGAAAAACCAGTGATATCTCCACAGTACGTTGACGTTAATAATGCTTCTAGAGATTGTAGTATTAACAGAGACGTTCTAGTGGGCTCATCTTCTTCCCACGACCACAACCGGCAAAGGTACTCGTACTACGTAGTGCCAGGCGACATGAGAGCCGGGGATTTGGCGGATCATTGCAGGGTAGACAAGGTCTTTCCTACGACGCCGTGGTCGAGAGATAGAGATATTAATGGTAAAAATCCTGAACCCAAAAACAACTTATCTTTGGTGGAAGTCCACAAGAAGTTGGAGTATGGGTTTCTTGTCTCGTGGGACAGCATTCTGTGTGAGGATTGCACAGGACTAGGCCGTTGCTCCTTCGACTATGGTTATTACAAAGTCAAGTGCAACATGCGGCCCTATACAT ATATCTTGAAGATAATAGCCTTTC ATTACGTCTTTCCTTGGATCAAAATCCCCG GATTGTTTCTTGGTGCAAGAACTTTATGTGGCTTTCTAGGGCTCTTTGCCTTTTTGATCTGTAAGTTCAGAAGAAGACATTTGTCAATGTTCGATACCATTGAAGGTTTTCTCCAAAGTCAGAACAACCTGATGCCGATCAGGTACTCAAATTCCCAAATAAGGAAGATGACCAGAGGTTTCAAGGACAAGTTGGGGGAAGGAGGCTATGGTTCTGTATACAAAGCGAAGCTCCGAAGCGGGTATATCGCGGCGATAAAGGTTTTAGAAAAGTCCAAAGCCAATGGCCAAGAATTCATCAATGAAGTAGCAACCATTGGAATGATTCATCATGCCAATGTGGTCCGACTAATCGGATTTTGTGCTACGAGATCTAAACGAGCTCTAGTCTACGAATTCATGCCTAATGGCTCTCTtgagaaatacttattttctcaAGAAGGGATTGTCTCTTTGAGTTGCAAGCAAATGTACGACATTTCTCTTGGAGTGGCACGTGGGATTGAATATTTGCATTGTGGATGTGACATGCAAATCTTACATTTTGACATCAAGCCTCATAACATTCTTTTAGATGAGAATTTCAATCCAAAACTTTCGGACTTCGGACTTGCGAAATTGTATCCAACGGATAATAGCATAGTGTCTCTTACTGCGGCAAGAGGAACATTGGGCTACATGGCTCCAGAGTTGTTCTACGAAAACATTGGACGTGTTTCATACAAAGCTGATGTCTACAGTTACGGAATGTTATTGATGGAAATGGCAGGCAGGAGGAGGAACTTGAATGCGTTTGCTGATCACGCAAGCCAAATTTACTTCCCTTCATGGATTTATGACCAATTCAAAGAAGGGAAAGAGATAGAAATGGGAGAAGTCACGGAGGAGGAAAGGGAGATGGTGAGGAAGATGGTTATAACAGCATTGTGGTGCATCCAAATGAGACCTAGCGATCGTCCTTCGATGAAGGAAGTTGTAGAGATGCTTGAAGGAAATGTTGAATCTCTTGAAATGCCCACCAAGCCTTTCTTAACTCCTCAAGAGATACCAGTTGAAGATCAATGA